Below is a genomic region from Spirosoma radiotolerans.
AGATAGTAAAGAATAATAATATGTACACATCAATTCTTATTCAACTACTAAGCTTATATTGTCAGCTGGAATAAGTAGTACTATATAAACATTCATTAAAAAACGTGGTACTTTATTTGGCTAATTAATTAGCCAAATAAAGTACCACGTTTTTTAATGAAAAAATTAAATCCACATAAAGCCAATAGTTTTATTTGAAGACGCTTACAATCGGGGTATATCCATTTGATGATTAAAAAGTATCCAGCACTATACAAAATCAACTAGATGCTAACTGTGCCTTAGTCAGTACACTTTTCTATTTACTAAACTTTATCTTTAAAAATTTATACAGATACAGGTAATAAGGTTACTATAGTAGATTGTATATCCACCATTGTTACCAAAAATGATCAGTCATTAATAAAAACAAGTAGTTTTGCTAGAAGAGTCGGCTGGATTAGAGATGAACTCTTCAGTCGACCACTTAGATAGTTCTCCTTTACAAAAGACACTCGTAAGCTATTAAATTAAACTTGAAAAATTTATCAATTACAGTGTATCCATGAGTGCTACTATATAGACAAACGTAAATAGACGCACTTGTAAATTTTGTATTTGCGAACAATAGTCTAAGTTACATTTCCAATAAACATCATTTGTCTAGTATGCTTCGAAAAAAATATTTCAAATTTTTTTCACTCTTAATAAAGACCAAATCAACTTTAATTTTTACAAAAAATAACCAGAGCAAACGAAATCAAATTAATAAAAGAATCAGACAATTACCAGGCTATTTATCTACTTATGCCGAAACAGTGAACACAAAAAGTAGTTAGCAGATTTGCTTTTAATTTATTTATAAATAACCAATTATTCATTGTAGATATACGTGAAAATGGAAAAGACGAGTAGCGTATTAGGGCAAGCCTACCTGATTTTTTTACCGACATTATTTCACCCGGAAAAAAGTTTATTTATTAAACGGTAGTTTTACTATGTTTGTATAAATTCTTCAACTAACTATCATATATATGTAGACAAAGTGCTACGAGTAACCCACAAATTATTACTAATTCCTGGCTGAATTAGTTAGTCAATCGTTGTCTTTAATGGATAGAGGTTATCAGCCTACTGTGGCTTTGCAGTTGGTCCTCGAATATCCATGCCTTATGGCCAGTTCATCAATTAATCAGCCCACATTCACTGAACGTATATACTTCTGTAGTATAAAATCTGCTCAGATTTTATAGGTGGTATCACTGTGTCTGCAGGGCAGTCAATACGTTTAAACATTATTTCATGACTCATCGTAATTTGCTTCGGTTTCTGTTTCTGTTTCTGACCTGCTCACGCCCCGCCAGCGCTCAACAACCCGTCATCTTCAACACCAGCCCATCCATCCAACCCGGCGAAGCACTCAGCCTGCAGGGAAACTTCTCCAGCTCGGCCAAAGCCTTCATGACCGTCGGCGCTTCCACCACCACCACCACCCTGCCCATCCTGGTCCAGACCACCGGACAGGCTACCGTCCAGATTCCAGCCAACACCCCCATCGACCGATACCAGATCTGGCTGCAGGACCAGGGAGCGAACTCCCCCCGTGTCACCATCAACCAGGCCTGGCCCATGCACACCGACTCCCCCGACATCACCCCCGGAGGAACCCTGCGCATCTTCGGCCGTAACCTGCTCCTCAAGCGGGGAACTCCCCTGGTCCAGCTCACCGAAGGAGCCAACACCCTGCAGGCCTCCGTCATCCCCAACCAGAGCGACGCCTTCTGCCTCACCATCCAGCTGCCCGCCACCATCCAGCCCGCACGCATCTACACCCTCAAGGTATCCAATGGACTCGGCGGAGCCGACGCCTTCACCCCACTCGAACAGCCCCTGACAGCCATCCCGGCCGCCACCGACTACTTCCAGCTGGGCCTGCCCTGGGCCAGCAAGCTGACCTTCTATGGCAACGTCTACAACGTCAAGACCGATCCCCGGCTCGCCCGCAAAGCCATCGGCGATGGGCAGGCCAACGACCAGCCCGCCATCCAGGCCGCCATCGACCGGGCCAGCGCCGATGGGGGCGGCATCGTCTACCTGCCAGCGGGCACCTACAAGCTGACCTCCCCCTACTTCGAGTACATCCACATGCGGGACCGGGTGGTCCTGCAGGGCCAGGGCAAGGACCGAACCCTGCTCAAGTTCGGCTACCAGCTCGAGGCCCCCCACATGGGCCTCTACTGGCCACCCATCACCACCCAGGCCGGGCTGGCGGACCTGGCCCTGATCAACGTCGACAACTCGGGCAGTGAGCAGGTGGGCAACATGCGGGGGCAGGCCAGGGAGGCCTTCCTGCTGCGGGTGCGCTTCGCCCTCAACCAGGGCGACTGGCTGTGGTGGGCCAACTCGGAGAAGATCCTCATCGCGGGCTCGGACTTCACCCAGGGCGTCGATAGCCGCACCAACTACCACGGCCCGCTGATGCTCAATGGCTGCGTCAACTTCGTGGTCCGCGACAACACGTTCACCTATGCGGTCGATGGGCTCAACTTCAACTTCGCCCACGATGGCATCTTCCAGAACAACCAGGTCTACCGGGATGGCTCGGCGCGTTACCCCACCAGCACGGTCAACCACGTGCTGGTGGTCAACTTCACTTACAACCTGGCGGTGCTCGACAACGTCTTCAAGGTCATCAACGGCCCGGCCCAGAACCGCAACGATGGGGAGACCATCATCAGTGAGGGGGGGGGCGGTGACCGCATCGATGAGGAGACGGGGACGGTCAGTTGGGCGGGGGGTGTGAACCTGCGGGACGAGAGCAAGAACTGGGGCCCCGCCCGGCTCAGGCCGGTGGTGGCCATTGTGAGTGGGAGGGGCATGGGGCAGTGGCGGTGGATCACCAGCCGGAGTGGCAACACGCTGAGTCTGGACCGGGCCTGGGATGTGGCGCCCGAAGGGGGGAGCCGGTACACGATCTTCAACTGGGGCTCGCGCAACTGGCTGGTGTCGGGCAACTACATGGAGGGCAACCGGCGGGGCATCACTCTGTATCACAATGCGACCACCCAGGTGGCTCTGGTGATGAACACGCTGGTCAACAGCGGCTCGATTGACCTGACGCCTATGCAGCTCAATGACGGCAGTCAGAAGTTCATTCCCATGTACACCAACCAGATCGTTGGTAATCTGGTTGCCAATACAAATGGCTCGAACGGGGTGTTCATTGGGGTGCATACCGTGCAACATGCGCAGGAGCGTACGTTTGGCACCTCGGTAATTGGCTTGGAAGTACGTGGAAATAATGTCGTTGCCGGACATCCCAACACACCTGCCATTGTGGACGACACCTTCCCCGAAGGCTACCTGAATTATCTCGAATACCACCCTATTACGTTCTACAACGATGAACGTATACCGGCCATATTGGGCAGCATTTTTCAGAATAACTCGGCGACCAACTGCGATAATGCCCTCTACCTGAATTCGGGTTCTTACAATACGTATATCTGTAATCTGAGCCAGGACAATACCCCTAACTTACTAAAGGACACCCAATTAGATCGGGTTACGCATGCCGCCGTTGCCACGACTTCCTGCACACCCCTTCCGCAACGATCGGGTCGGCTGGCGGAGGCCGAAGAACTTATCATAAAAGCTTATCCAAACCCGGCTACGTCTGAATTGCATGTAAGCCTGTCCAGTGCGGGTGCCCGCCTGCTTATTTATTCAGAAATGGGGGTAATTCTTATGGATAGCCGTACCGATACGGCGGAGGCCAAACTGGACATACATCGTTTTGCGCCCGGCGTGTATACTTTACTCGTTATACCCGACAAAGGGCCACAATCCAAGCAGCACTTTATTAAACAGGATGGCTGAGACAACTTCATTTTCCATCAAATTCATGCGTCCATTTTAAGCTGTATAAGATGAGTACGTGATGTAATTAATAAGCGCTGATTACAGTAGAAAATCGTGTAAGGGCAATGGCATTCCTGTTATTGGAATGCCATTGCCCTTATGTGTTTTGGCGAATTACGTCCGACCATAATAACAACGGATGAAGCGGTTCATATCGTCACCTAAATAGCTGACATACAGACTTAAACAAAAACTACCGTATAGTATTTTTATGCGTTATCTGTCGCAAAGCATTAGCTAAGAAATGTATATTTACCTTATACCCAAGCCCCTGATTGGGCAAAAAATAACCCACCCGGATACACGTATTCGTTTTATGTATTTTGAAAACTAGGACCATCTGGTGGTTTATTAAAATCTTTATTTGAGATACATGTACTCGATAAGAAGGGGTAGTGGATGGTTCGTCTCAGGGCATTGATAAATCATTGATCTGAACTTTTTATTAGTCGACATCGGAGGCTTACTCTCCTACCAAACCTGTTTCTTTATGACTCATCGTAATTTGCTTCGGTTTCTGTTTCTGTTTCTGACCTGCTCACGCCCCGCCAGCGCTCAACAACCCGTCATCTTCAACACCAGCCCATCCATCCAACCCGGCGAAGCACTCAGCCTGCAGGGAAACTTCTCCAGCTCGGCCAAAGCCTTCATGACCGTCGGCGCTTCCACCACCACCACCACCCTGCCCATCCTGGTCCAGACCACCGGACAGGCTACCGTCCAGATTCCAGCCAACACCCCCATCGACCGATACCAGATCTGGCTGCAGGACCAGGGAGCGAACTCCCCCCGTGTCACCATCAACCAGGCCTGGCCCATGCACACCGACTCCCCCGACATCACCCCCGGAGGAACCCTGCGCATCTTCGGCCGTAACCTGCTCCTCAAGCGGGGAACTCCCCTGGTCCAGCTCACCGAAGGAGCCAACACCCTGCAGGCCTCCGTCATCCCCAACCAGAGCGACGCCTTCTGCCTCACCATCCAACTGCCCGCCACCATCCAGCCCGCACGCATCTACACCCTCAAGGTCTCCAATGGACTCGGTGGAGCCGACGCCTTCACCCCACTCGAACAGCCCCTGACAGCCATCCCGGCCGCCACCGACTACTTCCAGCTGGGCCTGCCCTGGGCCAGCAAGCTGACCTTCTATGGCAACGTCTACAACGTCAAGACCGATCCCCGGCTCGCCCGCAAAGCCATCGGCGATGGGCAGGCCAACGACCAGCCCGCCATCCAGGCCGCCATCGACCGGGCCAGCGCCGATGGGGGCGGCATCGTCTACCTGCCAGCGGGCACCTACAAGCTGACCTCCCCCTACTTCGAGTACATCCACATGCGGGACCGGGTGGTCCTGCAGGGCCAGGGCAAGGACCGAACCCTGCTCAAGTTCGGCTACCAGCTCGAGGCCCCCCACATGGGCCTCTACTGGCCACCCATCACCACCCAGGCCGGGCTGGCGGACCTGGCCCTGATCAACGTCGACAACTCGGGCAGTGAGCAGGTGGGCAACATGCGGGGGCAGGCCAGGGAGGCCTTCCTGCTGCGGGTGCGCTTCGCCCTCAACCAGGGCGACTGGCTGTGGTGGGCCAACTCGGAGAAGATCCTCATCGCGGGCTCGGACTTCACCCAGGGCGTCGATAGCCGCACCAACTACCACGGCCCGCTGATGCTCAATGGCTGCGTCAACTTCGTGGTCCGCGACAACACGTTCACCTATGCGGTCGATGGACTCAACTTCAACTTCGCCCACGATGGCATCTTCCAGAACAACCAGGTCTACCGGGATGGCTCGGCGCGTTACCCCACCAGCACGGTCAACCACGTGCTGGTGGTCAACTTCACTTACAACCTGGCGGTGCTCGACAACGTCTTCAAGGTCATCAACGGCCCGGCCCAGAACCGCAACGATGGGGAGACCATCATCAGTGAGGGGGGGGGCGGTGACCGCATCGATGAGGAGACGGGGACGGTCAGTTGGGCGGGGGGTGTAAACCTGCGGGACGAGAGCAAGAACTGGGGCCCCGCCCGGCTCAGGCCGGTGGTGGCCATTGTGAGTGGGAGGGGCATGGGGCAGTGGCGATGGATCACCAGCCGGAGTGGCAACACGCTGAGTCTGGACCGGGCCTGGGATGTGGCGCCCGAAGGGGGGAGCCGGTACACGATCTTCAACTGGGGCTCGCGCAACTGGCTGGTGTCGGGCAACTACATGGAGGGCAACCGGCGAGGCATCACTCTGTATCACAATGCGACCACCCAGGTGGCTCTGGTGATGAACACGCTGGTCAACAGCGGCTCGATCGACTTGACTCCTATCCAGGTCGACGACGGCAGTCAGAAGTTTATTCCCATGTACACCAATCAGATCATGGCCAATTCCGTCTCGAATACGGATGGCTCGAACGGGGTGTTCATTGGGGTGCATACCGTGCAAGCTATACAGGAGCGTACGTTTGGCACCTCGGTGATCGGGCTGGAGGTCCGCAACAATAACTTACTCACGGCCCATCCCAACATTCCGGCTATTGTGGATGCGCCCTTCCCCGAAGGTTACCTAAACTACTTGCAGTTTCAGCCACTCCATAAACCGTATGTTGAAGATAATATACCGGCCATATTGGGCAGCGTTTTTCAGAATAACACGGCCGCCAATTGTGATAATGCGCTATATGTAAATTCCGGCTCTCACAACACACTTGTGTGTGGCATGAGTTTAGAGAATACAACCAATTTGCTCAAAGATGACCGCCTTGATGGGACTAGTCTGACGTCTATTGGAACGACGATATGCGTAGCCAGCCCGATCGGTACACCACGCTCAGATGTACGGATTTACCCGAATCCGGCGACCAGTGAATTACACGTACAGTTGTCTACTGCGGGTGCCAAGTTTAAGGTGTATTCGACGGCGGGCGTGCTGCTTGTCGATACCCGCTCCTCAACGAATGTCATTGATCTGGATGTACAGAGTCTACCAACCGGAAGGTACGTTCTGCTGGTTGAGCCCGACGAAGGCGGTATGATCAGTCATAACTTTATTAAGCAGAGACTCTGATTTTAATTAACCAACCTATTTTGATTT
It encodes:
- a CDS encoding T9SS type A sorting domain-containing protein, yielding MDRASADGGGIVYLPAGTYKLTSPYFEYIHMRDRVVLQGQGKDRTLLKFGYQLEAPHMGLYWPPITTQAGLADLALINVDNSGSEQVGNMRGQAREAFLLRVRFALNQGDWLWWANSEKILIAGSDFTQGVDSRTNYHGPLMLNGCVNFVVRDNTFTYAVDGLNFNFAHDGIFQNNQVYRDGSARYPTSTVNHVLVVNFTYNLAVLDNVFKVINGPAQNRNDGETIISEGGGGDRIDEETGTVSWAGGVNLRDESKNWGPARLRPVVAIVSGRGMGQWRWITSRSGNTLSLDRAWDVAPEGGSRYTIFNWGSRNWLVSGNYMEGNRRGITLYHNATTQVALVMNTLVNSGSIDLTPMQLNDGSQKFIPMYTNQIVGNLVANTNGSNGVFIGVHTVQHAQERTFGTSVIGLEVRGNNVVAGHPNTPAIVDDTFPEGYLNYLEYHPITFYNDERIPAILGSIFQNNSATNCDNALYLNSGSYNTYICNLSQDNTPNLLKDTQLDRVTHAAVATTSCTPLPQRSGRLAEAEELIIKAYPNPATSELHVSLSSAGARLLIYSEMGVILMDSRTDTAEAKLDIHRFAPGVYTLLVIPDKGPQSKQHFIKQDG
- a CDS encoding T9SS type A sorting domain-containing protein; protein product: MDRASADGGGIVYLPAGTYKLTSPYFEYIHMRDRVVLQGQGKDRTLLKFGYQLEAPHMGLYWPPITTQAGLADLALINVDNSGSEQVGNMRGQAREAFLLRVRFALNQGDWLWWANSEKILIAGSDFTQGVDSRTNYHGPLMLNGCVNFVVRDNTFTYAVDGLNFNFAHDGIFQNNQVYRDGSARYPTSTVNHVLVVNFTYNLAVLDNVFKVINGPAQNRNDGETIISEGGGGDRIDEETGTVSWAGGVNLRDESKNWGPARLRPVVAIVSGRGMGQWRWITSRSGNTLSLDRAWDVAPEGGSRYTIFNWGSRNWLVSGNYMEGNRRGITLYHNATTQVALVMNTLVNSGSIDLTPIQVDDGSQKFIPMYTNQIMANSVSNTDGSNGVFIGVHTVQAIQERTFGTSVIGLEVRNNNLLTAHPNIPAIVDAPFPEGYLNYLQFQPLHKPYVEDNIPAILGSVFQNNTAANCDNALYVNSGSHNTLVCGMSLENTTNLLKDDRLDGTSLTSIGTTICVASPIGTPRSDVRIYPNPATSELHVQLSTAGAKFKVYSTAGVLLVDTRSSTNVIDLDVQSLPTGRYVLLVEPDEGGMISHNFIKQRL